Part of the Flavobacterium sp. MDT1-60 genome, ATAATAATGGAACCGTCTTCGTGGGGCGGCATTGAATCGCCTTCTACAGGAAAACCTCTGTGCTTGCCTGGCCCTAAAAATGGAAGCGAAACCTGTTGTAAACTTTCGATATATTCCGGATCGGCATATCCGTTTAGGTAGCCTGCTTTTGCTTTTTGGCTTACAATTTCTATAAAATTTTCGCCGAATTTATCAACTTGTATGGGCAAAATAAGTCGGTTTCCTTCTAATTTTATTAAATTTTCTACATCTATTTTGCGTATATCGACAGACAGTATCAAGTCAATACTCATGTGAAAATATAAAGCAATCTGCTTTAAAATATCATACGGTGCTTCTGAAGTTCCGTCTTCGTATTTAACGTATCTACCTCGGGTAATCTTTAGGTTTTCAGCTAATTTCTCTTGTGATATTTTATGCTTAACCCTCAATGCTCTGATATTGTCTGAAAATAAGGACATAATTATTTTGTTATAATTTGGAACATCAAATATACAAAAAAATGTTATTATCTGTACTAATTTTGTTGTACAAAAACAAAGGAAATGGCAAGGGCGATTGTACACATGGATTTGGATACCTTTTTTGTATCCTGCGAAAGGCTAACTAATTCAGAATTAAGAGGCAAACCTCTAATTATTGGTGGTGGCGATCGCGGTGTTGTAGCCTCTTGTTCTTATGAAGCCCGACGCTTTGGAGTGCGCTCTGCGATGCCTATTCATATGGCGATGAAACTTTGTCCCGATGCCAAAGTAATGAAAGGCGATATGGAATTATATTCAAAATTATCGCATGATGTTACCCATGTTCTTCAGGAAAAAGCTCCTGTATTGGAGAAAGCCAGCATCGACGAATTCTATCTTGATATTACCGGAATGGATAAATTTCACGGAAGTTATAAATGGACGAATGAACTGGCACAATCTGTAATTAAAGAAACCGGATTACCGATTAGTTTTTCATTATCCATCAATAAAACCGTTTCTAAAATTGCTACGGGCGAAGGCAAACCAATAGGTAATTTACAAATTCCTGAAAACGATGTACAAGCATTTTTAAATCCGTTGTCGATTCAAAAAATTCCTATGGTTGGAGCTGTTACTTTTCAGCTTTTATCCCGAATTGGAGTCCGTAAAATTCAAACTTTATCTGAAATGCCTCCTGAAGTTTTACAGCAGATGATTGGCAAAAATGGATTGGATATTTGGAAAAAAGCCAACGGAATCGATAACACTCCCGTAGAACCTTACACCGAAAGAAAATCAATTTCTACTGAACATACTTTTTCTCAGGACACAATAGACATCGAAAAACTCAAAAGAATACTCATAGGAATGGTCGAAAAACTGGCTTTCCAACTTCGATCAGAACAATGGCTAACCTCAACTATTACGGTTAAAATACGCTACGCCAATTTTGATACCGAAACCAAACAATGCAAAATTGCATACACCTCAGCAGATCATATTCTGACCAAAAATGTAATGGAGCTTTTTGAAAAAGTGTACCAACGCCGAATGCGATTGCGTTTGATTGGTATTCGTTTTAGCGGATTGGTTCGCGGTACGTATCAAATTGATCTTTTTGAGGATACCGAAGAAATGCTTTCACTTTATGCCGCGATGGATAAAATGAAAAGCCGTTATGGTTTTGATGCCGTAATGCGTTGTGCCGGAGCTCATTTTAAACCGAATAATAAAGACGAAATCTTAAAACGCATCAAATAAATCATGTATCTCAACTGTCATTCCTATCATTCATTACGCTACGGCACAATTCCACTTAAGGAATTAGTTGACGATGCTGTTTTGTATGGCGTAAAAGCAATGGCACTGACAGATATTAATACCGTTACGGGAATTTATGATTTTATAAGAGAATGTGATAAAGTCGGAATCAAACCTTTAGTTGGAATGGAGTTTCGTTGCAATCATCAATTCCGATATATTGGTTTAGCTAAAAATGCAAACGGACTTGGTGAAATGAATCGGTTTTTAACGAAACACAATTTCAGTGGAGAACCTTTACCGTTAATTGCTCCCGAATTCAAATCGGTTTATGTTGTTTATACCTTAGAAAATGCTCCGAAAACGCTTCGTGAAAATGAATTTATCGGAATTCGGTCAGATGAAGTTTCAAAGCTTTTTACATCGGAGCATAAAAACAAAATGAATAAAATGGTTGTATTTCAACCGGTAACTTTTAAAACTAAAAAGGAATTTAATCTGCATAAAATTCTGCGTGCAATTGATACCAATATTATTCTTTCGAAGCTTACAGAAACCGATTATTGCAGAACTTCTGAAAAAATGTTGCCTTTAGAATCGCTTTTGCCTTTCTATGAAAATTACCCGGAAATTATCGTCAACACACAGAAAATAATTGATTCTTGCGATTTCCAATATGATTTTACAACTCCAAAAAATAAAAAGTTTTTTACTGAAAATCGTGAAAACGATATAAAAAAACTGACCGAATTAGCCTATGAAGGCTTGATTTGGCGTTATGGTGAGAATCACGAACTGGCAAAAAAGCGTGTCGAAAAAGAACTCAAAGTCATTGATGAATTAGAATTCAGCGGTTATTTTTTAATTACCTGGGATATTACCCGATACAGCACAAGTAAGGGATTTATGCACATTGGCCGAGGAAGCGGTGCCAACAGTATTATCGCTTATTGTCTGGGAATTACAGATATCTGTCCACTGGAATTAGATTTATATTTTGAGCGTTTTTTAAATTTAAATAGAAAGAGCCCACCCGATTTTGATATTGATTGGAGCTGGAAAGAACGCAATACGATTTTAGAATATATATTTGATAAATACGGTCGTGATCATGTTGCCTTTTGTGGAACTAATGTCGAATTTAAACACCGATCTATTTTTAGAGAAGTTGGAAAAGTGTTTGGCCTTCCGAAAGAAGAATTAGATATGCTCGCCAAAAATCCGAAACAGCTACACGAAACCAATTCTATTGTAAAACTGGTTCAGAAATATGGTGATATGATTGGAAAATATCCAAACCAACGTAGTATGCACGCTTGTGGAATTATTATTTCTGAAGAACCCATTACCAATTATACGCCTTTAGAAATGCCTCCAAAAGGTTTTCCAATTGTACTTTTTGATATGCATATCGCTGAAGAAATTGGTTTTGAGAAATTCGATATTCTGAGTCAGCGTGGGATTGGTCATATTGACGACAGCGTAAAACTGATCGAGAAAAACAGAGGAATTAAAGTGGACATTCGTAACACTTCCATTTCTAAAGATGAAGCCGTATGCAATGTTCATTTGGCGCAAGGCAAAACTATTGGCTGTTTTTATATCGAAAGTCCTGCCATGCGTGGTTTATTACGCCGATTGAATTGTGATAATTATAAAATTCTGGTTGCTGCATCTTCAATCATTCGTCCCGGCGTAGCACAATCCGGAATGATGAAAGAATATATTTTTAGACATAATAATCCGGATCAATTCGAGTATTTTCATGAAGCCTTCAAAGAACATCTTGGCGAAACGTATGGCATTATGGTCTATCAGGAAGATGTTATCAAAATTGCTCAGCATTACGGGGGAGTTCCTGCTGCAGATGGCGATATCCTGCGTCGCGCCATGTCGGGAAAAGGACGTTCCAAGGAAGCTTTACAAAAAGTAAAAGATAATTTCTTTGCGTCTTGTGCCAGAAAAGGACATCCTGAAGCACTGAGTCAGGAAATTTACCGCCAGATTGAATCGTTTGCCGGATTTTCATTCTGCAAAGCACACTCGGCTTCTTATGCTGTTGAAAGTTATCAGAGTTTGTATCTCAAAATTAATTATCCTGTTGAGTTTATAGTGGCGGTCATCAACAATCAGGGCGGATTTTACCGAACTGAAGTTTATGTCCATGAAGCACGCATGTCTGGTGGCACAATTCTTAATCCGTGTGTGAATAAAAGCGAATATCAAACTACGGTTTATGGAAATGATATTTATTTGGGCTTTATGCATTTGCAGGGTTTAGAATCGAAAATCGTTCAGTTAATTGAATCAGATCGGGAGAAAAACGGTGCTTTTCTTTCTTTGGAGGATTTCATCAATCGTATTCCGATTGGGATTGAAAGCATTAAAATTCTAATTTTTATTGATGCTTTTCGATTTACAGGAAAAACTAAAAATCAGCTTTTAGTGATTGCGAGTTTGCTTTTAAACAATTTCAAACCCGAAAACAAAAGTTTAATGCTCTTGCAGGAACCTGTTAAAGAATACAAACTTCCAACGTTGGAACGTTCTGTTTTTGAAGATGCTTTTGATGAAATTGAATTGTTGAGTTTTCCTGTTTCCTGTACTGTTTTTGATTTGCTTCAGATTAAATACCGTGGCGATATTATGGCTAAGGATTTAGTGGCGCATCATAAAAAAACAGGTTCGGATGCTCGCGTATTTAATCTCCAGAAAACAAGTTCCGACCAAAAAAGGCAACATGTATTTCGGAACCTGGATCGATCACGAAGGCACTTATTTTGATACCGCGCATTTTCCTGATTGTCTGGCGCAATATCCTTTTCAGGGCGGGGGCTGTTACTTGCTTTTAGGAAATGTCGAAGTCGATTATCATTTCCCTACAATTACTATTATCAAGATGGCTAAAATGCCTTTTATTCCGGATCCGCGGTATATGGATGCCAAGGATCAGTTTAAAACACAGCGTCAGATTAAAGAAGATGTGAGTCCAACGCATCGGGAACCGTATCCCCAGGGACATGAAATCAACTTACCAAATGACACCGAATGAAATTTCAAAAATAACCACCGATGATTTTACAAGAACAAAAAGAGGTTTTGCGTTATAGTAAAGAGATGAAAAAGCAGGAATATGCCATAGTAGATATCGAAACCACAGGTGGAAACGCCAGTGGCAGCCGCATTACAGAAATTGCCATAATCATACATGACGGCGAAAATGTAATCGACCGCTTCGAAACGCTTGTTAATCCGGAAAAGGAAATTCCTCTTTCTATTTTTGGATTAACGGGTATTAATAATGCAATGGTTGCGAATGCACCCATTTTCGATGCTATTTCAGAGAAAGTACTTGAAATGCTAACCGACCGTATTTTTGTTGCCCATAATGTCAACTTCGATTATTCATTTGTGCGTCATCAGCTCGAGCAGGCGGGATTCAAATGGACTGCAAGAAAATTGTGCACCGTACGCGCCGCAAGAAAAATTAAACCAGGGTTGTCCTCTTACAGCTTAGGAAAACTTTGCTATTCGCTGGACATACCTTTAGAGAACCAACATCGGGCTGGCGGAGATGCAGATGCTACCGCAATATTGTTTTCCCGATTACTCGAATGGGACGCTGAAGGCGAGATAGCAAAAATGGTCAAGATGACTTCACAAGATCAGCGTTTACCCCCTAATCTGCCTCCGGAAGATTTTAATAATTTACCCGAAAAACCAGGTGTATATTATTTTTATAATCAGCAAAAAAAGGTAGTGTATGTGGGAAAAGCAATCAACTTAAAAAAACGTGTAGCTTCTCATTTTAGCGGTCATAAAATCAATCCGCAAAGACAGCATTTTTTGAGGGATATTCACGGGATTTCCTTTGAAGTCTGTGCCACTGAATTAATGGCGCTTTTATTGGAATGTACCGAAATAAAACAGCTTTGGCCAACCTACAACAGAGCCTTAAAACGTTTTGAAGCAAAATTTGGCATTTATCAATATGAAGCAAGAAACGGATACAAATATCTGGCCGTTGGAAAACTAAGCAAATTTCAGACTTGTATCCATGAATTTAATAGTTTGTATAATGCTATAGATTTGCTGAGAAGTCTGGCGGAGCAATTTGAAATTGATCAGAGATTCTGCAAATATTCCCGACCTGAAGAAGGAGAATTTTTTCAAAATAATGAAGTCAAAAGTCTGCCGGATGTTTTGCTTCACAACGAGCAAGTCGACAATGCAATTGATTTTCTATTAAGCAACAGGCCTAGTTTTGCCATTATAGATAAAGGCAGGTCAAAAGAGGAACGCAGCTGTATTTGGATTGAAAACGGGCACTTTTATGGGATGGGTTATATTCCGTCAGATGTTGCGATTACTGATCCATCAGAAGTAAAAAACTTTGTTACACCTTACAAAAGCAATCAATACATGGTGCAATTAATTTTTGCTTACGCAGAAAAATATCCGGGTAAAGTATTCTTTAACAAGCAGTTTCTAAAATAAAAACACAAGCCACATCTCATTAAATGCTTAATAATCAGTAAATTTAAGAATAGAATTAATTAAATGTACCATGAAAATAGCAACATATAACGTAAACGGAGTCAACGGACGCTTAAATGTTTTATTACGCTGGCTTGAAGAAGCAGTTCCGGATATTGTCTGTCTACAGGAATTAAAAGCACCGCAGGATAATTTCCCGCTTAAAGCGATTAACGATGCAGGCTACAATGCTATTTGGCACGGACAAAAACAATGGAATGGCGTTGCTATTCTCGCACGTAATATGGAAATTGAAGAAGTAACCCGAATTCTTCCGGGAGATGATGAAGATATTCAAAGCCGTTATATTGAAGCTTTGATTAATGGAATTGTAATCACCTGTCTTTATCTCCCAAACGGAAATCCTGCTCCAGGACCTAAATTCGAATACAAATTAAAATGGTTTGATCGTCTGGCGCATCGTGCTGAAACCTTATTGAGTTTAAAAACTCCTGTAATACTTGTTGGAGATTATAATGTGATGCCAACGGAATTGGATGTTTATAAACCTGAAAAATGGGTAAAAGATGCTCTTTTCAGGCCAGAAGTACGAGAAGCTTTTAAAAATATCGTTTCGCAAGGATGGACAGATGCGATTAGAAAACTATATCCTGATGAGAAAATTTACACCTTTTGGGATTATTTTCGAAATGCTTATCAGCGAGATGCAGGGCTTAGAATTGATCATTTTTTACTCAGTCCGCAAATAGCAAAAGTATTACGCTCCGGCGGCGTCGACCGTCATGTGCGAGGCTGGGAAAAAACAAGTGATCATGCGCCAGTATGGATTGAAATTGACAAAAAATAAATGGAAAAATGACATTATTTAACGACACCGAATTATTTGCAACTGGTTTGGCAGGAAAAAAAGTATTTGATATTCCTGATTCTGAGTTGATTTTGATTGATAATTTCTTCACGAAAGAAGAGTCTGATCGTTTTTATGAAAGACTGCTTCGTAAAACCAAATGGAGAGAATATGAAATGGAAATTTACGATAAAATCTATACTGTTCCCAGAATGATTGCCTGGTACGAAGACAAGGATAATCCAGGAGCAGATCAAAATGGTCCCGACTGGAATTATGAATTACTCACCATTAGAGGTCGTATAGAAAAAGAAACACAGCTTGATTTTAATACTGTACTTCTTAACTTATACCGGGATGGAAATGATGGTGTGGGATGGCACAGCGACAAAGAACATAATACCGGACCAAACCCAATTATTGCTTCGGTGACTTTTGGAGAAACCAGAATGTTCAGGCTTCGTCATAAATTTAGCAAAGAGATTCCGCAAGTCGAAATTCCGCTGCATCATGGTTCATTTTTGTTAATGGCCGGAACAACAAATAGTTTTTGGCAACATCAGGTTCCGAAAACGGCGCGAGATGTTTTGCCAAGAATTAATTTAACTTTTAGGCAAACTCATCGTAGTTTATGATTTATAAAGGAATGAAAATGACATTATTTTACATTTCACAACCACGAGGAAAATTCTGTCGGAAAAAGTTAAATTACTCATTGCGTGAACCTTTTATTAGGCAGACCTTATCTTTTTTAGTACTTTTGCAACCCTTTTTTAATAATTAATACCATAATGGCTTACTCAAACAATGATTTATCGCGTTTCCTGGATGCGCAAAATAAACTCTATCTTACTGCTTTTTCTGAAATCAAAAAAGGAAAAAAAGAGACACACTGGATGTGGTTCATTTTTCCGCAGATTAAAGGATTAGGTAGTAGTGATACTGCAAATCTTTATGCGATTACCGATGTTAAAGAAGCTAACGAATTTTTAGAACATCCTATTTTAGGAAAACATCTGATCGAAATTTCTGAACTGTTTTTGACTTTTAAAAGAAAATCAGCTGATGGAATTTTAGGTGATTTAGATGCTCGTAAATTACGCTCTTCAATGACACTTTTTTCTTTGGTAGAAAACACTAATCCTGTATTTAAGGAAATATTAGATGCATTTTTCTCTGGAGAAACAGATCCTCTTACTTTGAATATTATTAATTCAACTATAAAATCATCTACTGAAACTGAAGTGTTATAATCAACAAAATGTTTCTGGATTATTTAAATCAAAAGACACTGTTAGAAATAAGCAGTGTCTTTTTTTTTGAAATGTGCTGAAGATTTAACCGCAAAGGGCGCTAGTTTTTTTGCCACGAAGACGCAAAGACACAAAGTTTATTTTTTCTTTGCGGCTTCGCGACTTTGCGAGATTATTTTCTCCCCCAGACGTGTAGACGGAGCAGATTTATACAAAAAAAGCGCCTCGTTATTAGCAAGGCGCTTTCTTTCTTTGTTTATTTTCACAGTTGATTTAATCTGAAACTTTCAAACTTGAAACCTGAAACAACTTTTTAATTCTCCTTTGGTTTAGTTAGGTAATAAACCGGGATTCCAGTTAGCATAATTAACACTCCCCAACCACAGGTTGAGAATTTAGTTAATAATAATGAGATACAAATTGCCGATGCAATAATGATGTATAACATTGGTAAAAACGGGTATCCAAAAGCTTTATAGGGTCTTTCTACATCTGGCATTTTTTTACGTAAGATGAAGATTCCGTAGATTGTCAGAATGTAAAAAATCAATACGATGATGATTACGAAGTCTAATAAATCACCATATTTTCCTGTCAGACACAAAGCCGAAGCCCAAATACATTGTGCCCAAAGTGCCCATGCAGGAACGCTAGATTCATTTAACACAGCTGCTTTTTTGAAGAACAAACCATCTTTAGCCATTGTATAATAAACTCTGGCACCTGCCATAATTAATCCGTTGTTGCAGGCGAAAGTCGAAATCATAATCATGATGGCTATGATCAGTGTTCCAATGTTTCCAAAAATATATTGTGAAGCTACCACGGCTACCCTATCAGATTTTGCTGTTGCAATTTCGTCAAGTGGAATTACCGCCAAATACATCAAATT contains:
- the dinB gene encoding DNA polymerase IV, with the protein product MARAIVHMDLDTFFVSCERLTNSELRGKPLIIGGGDRGVVASCSYEARRFGVRSAMPIHMAMKLCPDAKVMKGDMELYSKLSHDVTHVLQEKAPVLEKASIDEFYLDITGMDKFHGSYKWTNELAQSVIKETGLPISFSLSINKTVSKIATGEGKPIGNLQIPENDVQAFLNPLSIQKIPMVGAVTFQLLSRIGVRKIQTLSEMPPEVLQQMIGKNGLDIWKKANGIDNTPVEPYTERKSISTEHTFSQDTIDIEKLKRILIGMVEKLAFQLRSEQWLTSTITVKIRYANFDTETKQCKIAYTSADHILTKNVMELFEKVYQRRMRLRLIGIRFSGLVRGTYQIDLFEDTEEMLSLYAAMDKMKSRYGFDAVMRCAGAHFKPNNKDEILKRIK
- a CDS encoding exonuclease domain-containing protein, with product MKKQEYAIVDIETTGGNASGSRITEIAIIIHDGENVIDRFETLVNPEKEIPLSIFGLTGINNAMVANAPIFDAISEKVLEMLTDRIFVAHNVNFDYSFVRHQLEQAGFKWTARKLCTVRAARKIKPGLSSYSLGKLCYSLDIPLENQHRAGGDADATAILFSRLLEWDAEGEIAKMVKMTSQDQRLPPNLPPEDFNNLPEKPGVYYFYNQQKKVVYVGKAINLKKRVASHFSGHKINPQRQHFLRDIHGISFEVCATELMALLLECTEIKQLWPTYNRALKRFEAKFGIYQYEARNGYKYLAVGKLSKFQTCIHEFNSLYNAIDLLRSLAEQFEIDQRFCKYSRPEEGEFFQNNEVKSLPDVLLHNEQVDNAIDFLLSNRPSFAIIDKGRSKEERSCIWIENGHFYGMGYIPSDVAITDPSEVKNFVTPYKSNQYMVQLIFAYAEKYPGKVFFNKQFLK
- a CDS encoding LexA family transcriptional regulator, with product MSLFSDNIRALRVKHKISQEKLAENLKITRGRYVKYEDGTSEAPYDILKQIALYFHMSIDLILSVDIRKIDVENLIKLEGNRLILPIQVDKFGENFIEIVSQKAKAGYLNGYADPEYIESLQQVSLPFLGPGKHRGFPVEGDSMPPHEDGSIIIGRYVERLGEVMDGKTYILITKNEGMVYKRLNKNKKNALVLESDNRFYPNYEVKASDILEIWEYECNIGRSDRRHEQTESQSMKDLLLEVKREVMEIKNNTSNT
- a CDS encoding alpha-ketoglutarate-dependent dioxygenase AlkB is translated as MTLFNDTELFATGLAGKKVFDIPDSELILIDNFFTKEESDRFYERLLRKTKWREYEMEIYDKIYTVPRMIAWYEDKDNPGADQNGPDWNYELLTIRGRIEKETQLDFNTVLLNLYRDGNDGVGWHSDKEHNTGPNPIIASVTFGETRMFRLRHKFSKEIPQVEIPLHHGSFLLMAGTTNSFWQHQVPKTARDVLPRINLTFRQTHRSL
- the xth gene encoding exodeoxyribonuclease III, with the protein product MKIATYNVNGVNGRLNVLLRWLEEAVPDIVCLQELKAPQDNFPLKAINDAGYNAIWHGQKQWNGVAILARNMEIEEVTRILPGDDEDIQSRYIEALINGIVITCLYLPNGNPAPGPKFEYKLKWFDRLAHRAETLLSLKTPVILVGDYNVMPTELDVYKPEKWVKDALFRPEVREAFKNIVSQGWTDAIRKLYPDEKIYTFWDYFRNAYQRDAGLRIDHFLLSPQIAKVLRSGGVDRHVRGWEKTSDHAPVWIEIDKK
- a CDS encoding DUF1810 domain-containing protein, whose product is MAYSNNDLSRFLDAQNKLYLTAFSEIKKGKKETHWMWFIFPQIKGLGSSDTANLYAITDVKEANEFLEHPILGKHLIEISELFLTFKRKSADGILGDLDARKLRSSMTLFSLVENTNPVFKEILDAFFSGETDPLTLNIINSTIKSSTETEVL